The genomic window ATAGCGATTGCTTTATTGTATAGGTTTATAAAAAAACTCAAATAACTACCCTTTTGTGTAGGGTATTGGTAACTGGAATTCTGGGAGTAATAGGAAAACTAGTTTTTTTCCCCAATCCTTAAACTCAATTTCCGTAGTACAATCATATTACAGAAATAGCTCGTCAAGAATTTAGGAAAATTGATTCAAGCCGAAACCTTAGAATTATTAGAATGGTCGCGTTTATGCCAGCATTTGGCAACTTTTTCGGCTACCAAATTAGGCTCTATAGCCTCTGAGCATTTACCTCTACCTACTAGTCAAGCAGAAAGCATCAATCTTCTGGCTCAAACGAAAGAAGCATATGAAATTGAGCGCAGAATCGCTACTGGGTTATCTTTTGACGGAATTCAAGACATTGGTGAGGCGATAGAACGAGCCGAACGGCATGGTATTTTGTCAGGAGAGGAGTTATTAGCGATAGCCACGACTTTAGCTGGTGCGAGGAAGCTGAGACGGGCAATTGAAGAACATCCCGATTTATTAGTTTTATCAGAGTTAGTCGCTCAATTGAGAACTTACCCGGAAATTGAGCAAGAAATTCATCGATGTATCGACGAACGGGGAGAAGTTGCAGACCGAGCTAGTATCAAGCTAGGGGAAGTTCGTCAGCAACTTAAAGGCACTCGCAGCAAAATCTATCAGGTTTTGCAAGGGATACTACAGCGTCAGAGTAATGCGATCCAGCAACCAACGATTACCCAAAGGGGCGATCGCTTTGTCATTGCCGTCAAACAATCCCATCGAGATTCAATTCCTGGGATTGTTCACGATTCTTCCAGTAGTGGCGCGACTTTGTTCGTTGAACCCCAGGCGATCGTTTCTACAGGAAACCAATTAAGGCAATATCTCAAACAAGAACAAATAGAATCTGAAGCCATCCGCCGTACTTTGACTGAACAGATAGCAGCAGTCAAATCAGACTTAGAAATCCTAGTTTTTGTCGTAACTACTATCGATCTTGCCATTACTAAAGCTAGATACAGTTTATGGCTAGAAGCCAATCCTCCCAGATTTATTAATCCTGAAGAAACCATTACTTTAAGGCAACTGCGCCACCCTTTATTAGTTTGGCAGCAAGTTCACGAACAAGGTAGTCCAGTGGTTCCGGTAGACTTATTAGTAGCGCCAGAAATCCGTGTAGTGACAATCACAGGGCCGAATACTGGTGGAAAAACCGTAAGCCTGAAAACCCTAGGTTTAGCCGCTTTAATGGCAAAAGTTGGTTTATTTGTCCCCGCCAGAGAGCCAGTAGAAATTCCTTGGTTTGACCAGGTTTTAGCAGATATTGGAGATGAACAGTCTTTAGAGCAAAGTTTATCAACTTTTTCTGGTCATATCCGGCGAATTAGTCGAATTTTGACAGCCATAGAACCAGTTAAACCTACCACCGATCCTCCCAAAGAAGTTGATTTTCAGGTAGAATCCGCCTCCTGCCTCCTGCCTCCTGCCTCCTGCCTTCTCCCAACCAATCTGATTTTATTAGACGAAGTAGGTGCAGGTACAGATCCAGCCGAAGGGAGTGCCTTGGCGATCGCTTTACTACAATACCTCGCCCAGCAAGCGCGCTTAACCCTGGCTTCTACCCACTACGGAGAACTCAAAGCCTTAAAATACCAAGATAGTCGCTTTGAAAACGCCGCCGTTGAGTTTGATGACGTGAGTCTCTCACCCACCTATCGCCTCTTGTGGGGAATTCCAGGGCGATCGAATGCATTGACAATTGCGCGCCGCCTTGGACTTAAAGAAGAAGTAATAATCAAAGCTAGAGAAGAATTAGGCGAAGAAACCAGCGAAATCAACCAAGTTATTTCCGGTTTAGAAGCCCAGCGCCGCCGTCAGGAACTTAAAGCCAAGGAAGCAGCTAATTTACTAACACAAACTGAAGTATTGCATCGCCAACTCGAACAACAAGCTGCAATGTTGAAAAATCGGGAACAAGAACTCAAACAAAAGCAGCAAGCAGCAGTAACAGAAGCGATCGCTCAAGCTAAAGCTGAAATTGCCAAAATCATTCGCCAACTCCAACAAGGAAACGCCACAGCCCAAGACGCTCAAAAAGCCACTGATACTTTACAGGAAATAGGCGATCGCTACTTACCCCCTTCCCAAACTAGCAAAACTCAACCTAATTTCCAGCCAAAAGTCGGGAGCAAGGTACGAATCCCGAAAATTGGGCAAACAGCCGAAGTTTTGACCGAAACTAACGAAGACGGAGAAATTACAGTTAGGTTTGGAATTATGAAAATGACGGTTTCTGTCGCAGATATCGAATCCTTAGATGGACAGAAAGTCCAGTCAGAAGTAGGGGCGCAACGCATTGCGCCCGTACAGAAGTCAGAAGTTAAGAATATTTCACCTAATCAGTCTGTTTCTCCAGTAGAATCGGCGAAAATGCCAACGATTAGAACCGAGCGCAATACCTTAGATATTAGGGGAATGCGGGTAAATGAGGCAGAAAGTCAGTTAGAAAAGGGAATTCAGCAAGCAATCAATCATGGAGTGCTGTGGATCGTTCACGGTAAGGGAACGGGGAAACTTCGGGAAGGCGTACACGTCTTTTTAGAACAACACCCCCAAATCGATAGATTTGAATTAGCCGATAGCAAAGAAGGGGGCAATGGTGTCACAATTGCTTATATTAGATAAATAAGTTTATAAAAATTTACTCTCGATTCCATCAATCAACCCTCAACTATTAACAATCAACAACCCACTATAATCTGGTTTCAAGACTTGTAACGGTAAATCCGTCAACTCTCTTGTCGTCTATTGTAACTATATGTCCTCCACCGTGAAGAACCCCCCGTCACCCCCCCAGTGGCAGGATCTAGCCCTAGCGCAAGAGCCTCAATCACTAGCACTGGATAACATCAAAACCCAGTTAGATTTGGTGCTGATGGCACTAGAATCTTTGGCAGGAATTGGTTCAGAATCTATGCTCCAAGCAGCCAAAGAACTAAATTTAGAGTCGCTGGTAAAAGATCGGGTTGACTTGTGGCGTTTGCGCCAATCGAATCCCCAGCGTAAAAGCCAAGGAGGGCGCAAAAAACTCGATGTAGAGGAAGCACGAGCCTTGGTTTTAATTAGCTGTCATTTAGCCAAACAGCACCAAGAATTAATTCGTCGTGCTGTCGCTTTATTAGAACAGCTAACTGCCCAACAGCGCGCACCACATCAAGCCGCCTTATTGGGAGATTACCTGGATGCCTTCAATAACACCTATGAAGAGCGAATGGCGGAATCAGAAAGTTTCTCTCCAGATTTGTTAACCCAAATAGCTCTGAAACTATTGATCGATCTGCTGTTTTATAGCGGTTCCAACGGTCACCGTCGCCTGTGGTTGGCTCTTTTACAACAAAAGTAAACCTAGGTGCAGATAGCCCCAAAACAACAGCAAAACCGGAAAAAATCTACCAATACCTGCTTTGAGGATTATGGCGTTATTTAACTCAGTTGTGCGTAAGTATACTCCCCCTACCTGTACCTTAGAAGTGAGAGGGAAAGAATCTCTCTTGTCTCGCTGGGCTGGGCGTACTATTTTACAAGATTTGAAATTTAAACTCAGTTTTGACGATCCCAGACAGCCAGATGAAAAGCAAGTAAGT from Merismopedia glauca CCAP 1448/3 includes these protein-coding regions:
- a CDS encoding endonuclease MutS2, giving the protein MIQAETLELLEWSRLCQHLATFSATKLGSIASEHLPLPTSQAESINLLAQTKEAYEIERRIATGLSFDGIQDIGEAIERAERHGILSGEELLAIATTLAGARKLRRAIEEHPDLLVLSELVAQLRTYPEIEQEIHRCIDERGEVADRASIKLGEVRQQLKGTRSKIYQVLQGILQRQSNAIQQPTITQRGDRFVIAVKQSHRDSIPGIVHDSSSSGATLFVEPQAIVSTGNQLRQYLKQEQIESEAIRRTLTEQIAAVKSDLEILVFVVTTIDLAITKARYSLWLEANPPRFINPEETITLRQLRHPLLVWQQVHEQGSPVVPVDLLVAPEIRVVTITGPNTGGKTVSLKTLGLAALMAKVGLFVPAREPVEIPWFDQVLADIGDEQSLEQSLSTFSGHIRRISRILTAIEPVKPTTDPPKEVDFQVESASCLLPPASCLLPTNLILLDEVGAGTDPAEGSALAIALLQYLAQQARLTLASTHYGELKALKYQDSRFENAAVEFDDVSLSPTYRLLWGIPGRSNALTIARRLGLKEEVIIKAREELGEETSEINQVISGLEAQRRRQELKAKEAANLLTQTEVLHRQLEQQAAMLKNREQELKQKQQAAVTEAIAQAKAEIAKIIRQLQQGNATAQDAQKATDTLQEIGDRYLPPSQTSKTQPNFQPKVGSKVRIPKIGQTAEVLTETNEDGEITVRFGIMKMTVSVADIESLDGQKVQSEVGAQRIAPVQKSEVKNISPNQSVSPVESAKMPTIRTERNTLDIRGMRVNEAESQLEKGIQQAINHGVLWIVHGKGTGKLREGVHVFLEQHPQIDRFELADSKEGGNGVTIAYIR
- a CDS encoding DUF3038 domain-containing protein, with translation MSSTVKNPPSPPQWQDLALAQEPQSLALDNIKTQLDLVLMALESLAGIGSESMLQAAKELNLESLVKDRVDLWRLRQSNPQRKSQGGRKKLDVEEARALVLISCHLAKQHQELIRRAVALLEQLTAQQRAPHQAALLGDYLDAFNNTYEERMAESESFSPDLLTQIALKLLIDLLFYSGSNGHRRLWLALLQQK